From Flavobacterium alkalisoli, the proteins below share one genomic window:
- a CDS encoding glutaminyl-peptide cyclotransferase, translated as MKKHNLLAFILLGASAMSCDGTKNSEKNLFKLDTSAMKQQYHLEESTSFSVVNEKNKEIDSVVYYVNDKRIGAAKGNEKVNFSFNNQKLGYLNIKALVFFEGKNQEVDGRVEITSSVAFTPLKYEIVNTYPHDIKAYTQGLEFYRDTLIEGTGRHGISTLRKTNYKTGEVYKQISIPEKYFGEGITVFNNKVYQLTWQSHTGFVYNADTFEKIKEFKYFKNIEGWGLTHDDKYLYQSDGTEKIWVLDPETLEEVDYINVYTQNTKIKAVNELEWIEGKIYGNIYQKDAVAVIDPKTGAIEHIIDLTELKHKVTPHPELDVLNGIAYNPKTKTIFVTGKNWDKMFEIRIKKD; from the coding sequence ATGAAAAAACATAACTTATTAGCTTTCATTTTATTGGGGGCATCCGCAATGAGCTGTGACGGCACAAAAAATTCTGAAAAAAATTTATTTAAGCTCGATACTTCGGCCATGAAACAGCAATATCACCTTGAAGAATCTACTTCTTTTAGCGTGGTAAATGAAAAAAACAAAGAAATTGACTCGGTTGTTTATTATGTAAACGACAAAAGAATAGGTGCTGCAAAAGGCAACGAAAAAGTAAACTTTAGCTTTAACAATCAAAAACTGGGCTACCTAAACATAAAAGCCCTTGTATTTTTTGAAGGTAAAAACCAGGAAGTAGACGGAAGAGTAGAAATTACCAGTAGTGTAGCCTTTACTCCGCTTAAGTATGAAATTGTAAACACCTACCCTCACGATATTAAAGCCTATACACAGGGTCTGGAGTTTTACCGCGACACCTTAATTGAAGGTACCGGAAGACACGGAATATCTACCCTACGCAAAACCAACTATAAAACAGGTGAGGTTTACAAGCAAATCAGTATTCCTGAAAAATACTTTGGCGAAGGTATAACCGTATTTAATAATAAGGTATACCAGCTTACATGGCAAAGCCACACCGGCTTTGTATACAATGCCGATACTTTTGAGAAGATTAAGGAGTTTAAATACTTTAAGAATATAGAAGGCTGGGGACTTACCCACGATGATAAATACCTATACCAAAGCGACGGTACCGAAAAGATATGGGTACTGGATCCTGAAACCCTTGAGGAGGTAGACTATATTAATGTATATACCCAAAACACCAAAATTAAGGCTGTAAACGAGCTGGAGTGGATAGAGGGTAAAATATATGGTAACATCTATCAAAAAGATGCTGTTGCTGTTATAGACCCTAAAACGGGAGCCATTGAGCACATTATAGACTTAACTGAACTTAAGCATAAGGTTACCCCTCATCCGGAACTTGATGTATTAAACGGTATTGCTTACAACCCTAAAACAAAAACCATTTTTGTTACCGGTAAAAACTGGGACAAGATGTTTGAAATACGTATCAAAAAAGACTAG
- a CDS encoding SRPBCC domain-containing protein — MQTGFKSVYQTTINAPTEKVWQALTDASIVKQYFFGSNMKTDWKVGSPVLFTGEYEGQTYTDEGTVLEYEPNKRLSFSYLSSWSNLPDETNNYLQVTYEVQPEQQGTQLTVTQTNYDEERAKHSQQSWAVVIDGLKKIVE; from the coding sequence ATGCAAACAGGATTTAAATCTGTTTATCAAACCACTATCAACGCTCCAACAGAAAAAGTATGGCAGGCACTTACCGATGCTTCTATCGTTAAGCAGTACTTTTTTGGCTCTAACATGAAAACCGACTGGAAAGTGGGCAGCCCTGTTCTCTTTACGGGCGAATATGAAGGGCAAACCTATACTGATGAAGGTACGGTGCTGGAATATGAGCCTAACAAAAGGCTTTCTTTCAGTTACCTGAGCAGCTGGAGCAACTTACCGGACGAAACCAACAATTACCTACAGGTTACCTATGAGGTACAACCTGAACAACAGGGGACTCAACTTACCGTTACCCAAACCAATTATGATGAAGAAAGAGCTAAACACTCACAACAAAGCTGGGCCGTTGTTATAGACGGACTCAAAAAAATTGTTGAGTAG
- the fsa gene encoding fructose-6-phosphate aldolase: MKFFIDTANLDQIKEAQELGVLDGVTTNPSLMAKEGITGRNNILKHYVDICNIVDGDVSAEVIATDYEGMIKEGEELAELHEQIVVKIPMTKDGVKAAKYFSDKGIKTNVTLVFSVGQALLAAKAGATYVSPFIGRLDDISTDGLTLIEDIRLIYDNYGYETEILAASVRNTMHIVNCAKIGADVMTGPLSAIAGLLKHPLTDSGLAQFIADYEKGNK; encoded by the coding sequence ATGAAATTTTTTATCGACACAGCTAATCTTGACCAGATTAAAGAAGCTCAGGAGCTTGGCGTTCTAGATGGTGTAACAACTAACCCGTCTCTAATGGCTAAAGAAGGTATTACAGGAAGAAACAACATTCTTAAGCATTATGTTGACATCTGTAATATTGTAGACGGCGATGTAAGCGCTGAGGTTATTGCTACCGACTATGAAGGTATGATTAAAGAAGGTGAGGAGCTTGCCGAACTGCACGAGCAGATTGTGGTTAAAATCCCTATGACGAAAGACGGTGTGAAAGCTGCTAAATATTTTTCTGATAAAGGAATCAAAACAAACGTAACGCTTGTTTTCTCTGTAGGTCAGGCATTACTTGCTGCTAAGGCAGGTGCTACTTATGTGTCTCCGTTTATTGGTCGTTTAGATGATATCTCTACAGATGGTTTAACACTTATCGAAGATATCCGTCTTATCTATGATAACTACGGTTATGAAACAGAAATTCTTGCTGCATCAGTACGTAACACTATGCACATTGTAAACTGTGCTAAAATAGGAGCCGATGTTATGACAGGCCCTCTAAGCGCAATTGCAGGTTTATTAAAACACCCACTTACCGACAGCGGTTTAGCTCAGTTTATTGCTGACTACGAAAAAGGTAATAAGTAA
- a CDS encoding SDR family oxidoreductase yields the protein MKRVVFITGGSSGIGKSVGEFLAEKGYTVYGTSRNPQRVPESKFPLVALDVRDAQSIKAAVSEVIQKEGRLDILINNAGVGITGPLEEIPADEIKNNFETNLFGPIEVMKAVLPQMREQKNGLIINVTSIAGYMGLPYRSVYSASKGALELITEGLRMEVKGFGVTISNIAPGDFATNIAAGRYHAPLVKGSPYEVPYGNTLNMMNDHVDSGSNPTEMAEAVYAIIKDPNPKVHYKVGAFMQKFSIVLKRLLPDKVYEKLLMNHYKL from the coding sequence ATGAAGAGAGTTGTTTTTATTACCGGAGGATCTTCGGGTATAGGTAAATCAGTAGGCGAATTTCTTGCAGAAAAAGGATATACAGTATATGGTACCAGCCGTAATCCGCAAAGGGTGCCCGAGTCTAAATTTCCGCTTGTAGCGCTCGATGTTCGCGATGCACAAAGTATTAAGGCAGCGGTTAGCGAAGTAATACAAAAAGAAGGCAGACTGGATATACTTATTAATAATGCGGGTGTGGGTATTACAGGTCCGCTTGAGGAGATTCCTGCTGATGAGATTAAAAACAACTTCGAAACCAACCTTTTTGGCCCTATCGAGGTAATGAAGGCTGTACTGCCGCAAATGCGCGAACAAAAAAACGGACTCATAATTAACGTAACTTCCATAGCCGGTTATATGGGGCTGCCATACCGTAGCGTGTATTCGGCATCAAAAGGGGCGCTGGAGCTTATTACCGAAGGCCTTCGTATGGAGGTTAAGGGCTTTGGCGTTACAATAAGTAATATAGCACCAGGCGATTTTGCCACAAACATAGCAGCAGGGCGTTACCATGCACCACTTGTAAAAGGTTCGCCGTATGAGGTTCCTTATGGTAACACGCTTAACATGATGAACGACCATGTAGACAGTGGCAGTAATCCAACGGAAATGGCTGAGGCTGTTTATGCTATAATAAAAGACCCTAATCCTAAGGTGCATTATAAGGTAGGTGCATTTATGCAAAAGTTTTCTATAGTTTTAAAAAGGTTACTGCCTGATAAAGTGTATGAAAAGTTGCTTATGAATCATTATAAATTGTAG
- a CDS encoding fasciclin domain-containing protein — MKNLKQIYSTAIVAFMLLLGTASFAQKTVMVGGAPMYPTKDIIDNAVNSKDHTTLVAAVKAAGLVETLKGKGPFTVFAPTNEAFDKLPKGTVETVLKPENKEMLQGILTYHVVAGKWSAADIVKAIKKGNGKYTAKTVQGGTLTFMMDGKDVWVMDEKGGRAKVTIADVNQSNGVIHVVDTVLMHK; from the coding sequence ATGAAAAATCTAAAACAAATCTATTCAACTGCAATTGTGGCTTTTATGCTGCTATTAGGAACCGCGTCTTTCGCACAAAAGACTGTAATGGTAGGCGGAGCGCCCATGTATCCTACAAAAGACATTATTGATAATGCCGTAAATTCTAAAGATCACACAACGCTTGTTGCGGCCGTAAAAGCTGCCGGATTAGTAGAAACTTTAAAGGGTAAAGGTCCGTTTACGGTATTTGCACCAACAAACGAGGCTTTTGATAAATTACCTAAAGGGACTGTAGAGACTGTTTTAAAGCCTGAGAACAAAGAAATGCTTCAGGGTATACTAACGTATCATGTTGTGGCAGGTAAGTGGAGCGCAGCCGATATTGTGAAAGCCATTAAAAAGGGTAATGGTAAGTACACTGCAAAAACAGTACAGGGTGGTACTCTTACTTTTATGATGGATGGAAAAGATGTATGGGTTATGGATGAAAAAGGTGGCAGGGCAAAAGTTACTATTGCCGATGTTAACCAAAGCAATGGTGTTATTCATGTTGTTGATACTGTGCTTATGCACAAGTAA